TCCAGACCCCAAAGATTCTTGGTAAGGTACAACCGTTAACCAAAGATGTCATGTGATTCTTGGATTGCAAATTGTTTGGTCTATTTTGTTGGTAAACCGCAGTTGTGAAGTTATAGTATTTGGACATCTAATCTGCTTGCTTTTATTGTTGGTCTAACGCAAATGCAGTACAACATCCTTCTATCTAACCAGTGATATGCCGTTATTAGTATTTAGACACTCAATCAATTGGTTTGTATTGTCTGCTCTAGGACAAATGCATTACAATATCCGTTTTTCTTACCAAGCTTCTACTTGTCTTGTATAGGAAGCTGGTGCCCAACAAGTGAATCTAAAGCAAACAGAGAATTGGTTGGCTGTGGCTGGAGGTTTCATATTAGGCTTCTATTTCTATTGAGGAAATAAGGTTACCATGACAGGGCAACTGCCAGGGAATCCTTCTCAGCATGGGAGTATTGGAAATGGAGCCTACATGGTGTTCAATAATACGTCAGAATGTTCTCACTGTGCACCCAGGTGGTACTTCAGTAGACAAGAAATAGAAAAGTGTTCACCATCTAGAAAAGATGGAATTGATTATAAGGAAGAGAGCCATCTTCGCAAGTTATACTGTTCATTTATTCAGGAGTTGGGCATGAAGCTTAAAGTGTAAGGCCATAATCCTTTTCTATCAAGTAATGCTTCAATTTTTATGGAACTGCGTGAGCTATTTGGCTAGTTTAAGCAACAGCTGCAGTTTTTCACCTAAACTGTTCCAGCTTTGTAACATGATCACCTTTTGTTCTACTAAAAAGACTGAAGTATGCCTGACAGAAATGATTTATCTTTTTCTCTTGGAGAACTTATAAATATTCCAGAATTGTCCACAGACACTTTTTGTCTGCCTTACAACGTATTTTATGGTTGTAACCTTCCAAAAGTCATCTAAGTCCAAATCCCAAACTTTTTTGGGGTGCCTTTCACTGTATTTACTTTTGATGTAAACCTTCTGGTCCATTTTGTGCCCCTTTTTTTACCAGGTAGATGGATGTTCTGCAATAGCACTGTGCACAAGTGAACTCATGAATGATGGTTTATGTTGCAGACCCCAATTAACAATTGCGACGGCGATGCTTTTATGCCATCGGTTCTATATGCACCAGTCTCATGCAAAGAATGAATGGCAGGTGCATGTTATGCATCTTGTACTCTTGTCAGCAATTTGTTGTTAATGATCATAACTCTTGCTTCAGTACATCTTTATTGGTGAAATGAGTTACAATAAGCTATTACTTAGATAGGGTGCATTCATTTGCTTCAGGTGTGAGAATACACATCAAATACAGTGAGCAGTGGAAACTCGCATAACGCATCCATTGAGATAACTTCAAAAAAGATTTTAATATAGCTGCATCCAGATAAATGGAAATTACTTATTTATGAAATATTAAGTAAAATCGATTCTTGCCTTCTTCTTGGCTGAGAATGCAGAACAGTAGAATAAACCCCTAAGAGAAATCATGAAATTTGGTTAACAAATTTGCATGATAGGATTATTTTCCTAAGGGATTAAGGGGTTTTATACTGATTTTCCTAGGAAACATGGAGAGAATTGGGCTATTTATATGTTGGAGACCACTGGAGTTCCTGTCTTATTGGGAAGATATTTACAATGTATTGACACATATGGCATAACTTCTTGTATTCTGATGGTATTGCTTCTGTGTTTTCACTTATATTCTACATATATATGTCCTATCAATACAAACACAAGTTCTATTCTTGATAGCCTTGCTTTTATATTTGATGATGctacctttttttcttctcagacAATTGCTTCAGTATGCATGTTTCTTGCAAGCAAGGTTGAAGAAACACCACGGTTGCTGAGGGACATTGTTGTTGTGTCTTATGAGTTAATCTACAGGAGAGATCCTCTCGCTgcacaaagaataaaaaagaaggtgtGGCTGATATGTTTTTCTGTGTTTTGGATGTGTTTTGTGTTGCCTTGTAGTTTAAACTGGCTTATCCTCCATATTTTGTACAGGAAGTTTATGAGAGACAGAAAGAACTAATTTTAATTGGGGAGAGACTTCTACTTGCAACTGTAGCATTTGATCTCAATATCCAACATCCATACAAGCCACTTGTTGCAGCTTTAAAGAGATTAAACATTTCTCGTCATGACCTTGTAAAAGTGGCATGGAATTTTGTGAATGATTGGTAAAGTTCTTTctgatttcttttgtttatttactACCTAGCAAAGTTGCAATTTCTTATGATCTATGTTTTAGCATCTAAAATCTGATTATGACTGGTTATATAGGCTCTGGACGACATTGTGCTTGCAGTACAAACCGCATTACATAGCAGCTGGCTCTTTGTTCCTCGCTGCAAAATTTCATAAGGTGAAGCTGTCTGCAGATAGAGGAAAAGCTTGGTGGTTGGAGTTTGATGTTACACCTCAACGATTAGAAGGTATAGTCTATACactatttccttttatttatttatttttgtaatcagcTAGCTTTCTCCTTTTACTATGATCATGATACTAAAATTAAACTTTTTAACTTGTTTGTGTGAGGAACTAGGAAATGAATATGTGGTGAACTGTGTTAAGTCACAGTGAGATTACTGGGATATAGTGGTACATGTGGTTTTGTGAAGCAATTGCTGGTTTGGACTTATGAGTCATCTTACCAAATATTTATCATGTTGGTTAACTGCCTGCGTctaattttggtatttttgcttgccaaaaaaaatttggattttgcTGTTGTTTTTGGATGATGGGAGAGAAGAGCCAGGATACAGCAGGAGTGAAAAAGTAGACAAGACACTTAGATGGTGAAAATATGAAATCAAACTGTAATTTGGCCCAGGAATGAACTCTCCTTGAATAATGAGtcattcccctccccccttttataGTGTACCCATCTTAAAAAATTGGATCAGGAAATGGGTATTCAGTAGATAAAAGTGATGAAAATACATTGGAGCATTTATATGGAATGTTTACTGGAGGGATACAGATGGCCTGTTGGGTGGTGTTAGGATGTAATATTTGCAAGAGTCTTGATGCATTAAATTTGATTAGCTAGAAATATTTGAAGGGAGAAAGACCCTGCCAGTCTGGTGTAGGCAACACCAGCACTGGAGCATCCTCAGCGCATTGGCAGGGGGCAGCATAGTCTTTTCGTGCCCATCTGTGTCTGGGTGTAGGCAACAACAGAGTGGCAGGGTTCTTTCTCTCATATTTGAAATATCAGGTAAATGTTGACTTGTAGATATACCTTTGAATGTCGAATACACTGTAGCTCTCTCTACTTGTGTTTGAATTATATGTAAATTATGATCATCTCGTTGATTATCTTCAGAAATTTATCAGTTAAGCgataatttaaaaaatgttAGAAGGCCGGAAATAAAGAAttatgaataataaataaatgttaCTATTACTATGgatattttagtggaaatagttttatttctttttattgattAGTTTAAGTTCTTGGAGTTGAAAGATATTGGTTAGATTGACTttattttcatctctttcttcTGATTGGGGCAATTCCTCCGCAGAACTTGGACAAATGGCACGTATTCTTCTTCATATTATTCCCCTGCTCCTGCAACAGTTGATCCCCAAGTTGTTTTCTCTTAATGCTTGCCATTTCTTTGAGTGCTAACTGATAAATGTGAAAAGATTGGTGAGTTAAGTGTGATTGAGAAGTGTTGAGAGAGAACTACGTAATGATGTTAATCAATAGATTCTATTAGACTGCTTGATTCCTTGGTTAGAATAATTTCATCCCAGTTAAGTTACCCAtgatttctatatatatatatatatatatatattctgcaATGTGAACACTTTACTCCACCCAGCAGTCTGTTGCTGTTCGCCATTAGTGCTCTcttatttttacttttctcaaaTGATTTCAGAGGTTATCCAGCAGATGCTGGGATTGTTGGAGCAGCAGAACAGAAGAACTTTAATTCCTTCTGTGCGTGAGAAGGCAATCAATGCTACAGTGTTGGAGCAGCAGAACAGAAGAGCTTTAACTCCTCCTGTGCGTGAGAAGGCAATCAATTCTACATTTGTTGAAAAGGCAGTTTCCTGCAGTTCACAATCTTGCATTCTAAGTGGGTCAATTGCAGCTTCTATTTCAAGTCAAGGTTCCGATAGAGAGGTTGGTAGAGGTGCCCTGTCCACAAGTATGAAAGACACTTATGGCTCAGTTGATGGAAAAGGAGAACTGCAACAATGTCGGACAAGTGATTGTGGAAGCATGAACAGTGTTGTTGAAGATGACAATACATCCGCAGAGGGTGAGGTTCAGGCGAGGGTACTGGATTTCGATCAAATATCAAGTTGTAAGATGGTGTCTGTTAATGTTGGTCTCAGTGATTCCGACAAGGTTCGGATTAGAGAGGCATTAAAGAGGAGGAGGTGTGATAGGGCTACGAGGAATGTTGTGGAAGCaatggatgatgatgattccTGGATGGAAAGAGAACTAGAAAATGGTGTAAAGCTGGAGTCTACATCTGCAGGAAGGAGACAAAGGTTGATTTGATTAAGGTTTGCATTTGAACTGAGGCTCAAATTGATTATTAAACGGCCTTTTTGCTGTCCAAGATGGGAGGAAACAAAAAGGTTATTGAATCCGTAAACTGGAGAATGTGTTGGTTGGAAGTCTGGACTTTGGACTCTGGATTCTGGACTTTTTCTGCGACTCGTCAACTAATGTAGGTGAGTTTAGTATTGGAGctgattctttttcttctattttttcccTCTAACACagtttactattttttttaagttgtaacTATGGTCTAGTTATCATTGTATTTACATTTTAATTGCCGTTTATATATGtgcattttttgtttctatGTGATTCGTTTTTGTTCATTTATCTTCAACAGTTTATTTCTTGTGACCATTGGGTTCAGATTGTTTCATGGTTGGTGTTTATTATAATTTCTTGATTTCTAGAGCCTCAACTCAAATCAACTAGGCCTTGTCCCCAATACCCTATTAAATGTGAGTCTtctgctacatggatcctatttATGTTATTCATCTGTCTTTTAATTCTTGAAATCAGTTAATCATCAAATGGTCTATGAGATTATTTTTGCCCTCGACATTAAAAATAGATTTAGCACCCCAAATTATATGGTTAATTAGTACATTAATCCATATGTTGTTCGTCATTACTGTTGTAACTAATGAGTATGCTCTCGGTGTACCATTTCATTGTTCTTCTAGACTTTGACCTTTTCTAGCCCTTCCTGAGGCGAATTGCAGTCATTGGAGTTCTTGTTGCTTATTACAGCTCAATGAACTGCTCTTGATAGAAATTTTAGACATTGGGATATCAAGTGCTCAAGTGCTTAATGTTGCTCCTGAGCAGAGAAGGCCAGTTTGCGGAAATTAGAGTTTAGAACTGTGTATTCAAGAAGTAATATATAAGGCTCTCCGGTGGAAATTAAAATGGATGATTGGTTGGAAGGCGTATTAGTTAACATTTGAGGGGGTTGTTGGACAAGTACCCTGTTGCAATTAGCTGAAGTCCATAAGATTCCACTATTCTTCTACATCTCCAATTCTTCAGTTGTGACTTGTTAGAAAAATTCATAGTTTGCAGGTTCTAGGTTCTTGGATTTCTTCCTGGGCATTTCGTAGTTATCGAAGAGGAATTAGAAAAGAGAATTTGCTTCAATTCTAGACTTAGTTTTCTCCTGCCCCATTTCGTCATCTCATCAATTCTAGAGCTGATGTTAATGTAGTctggtgatcatatgattcatTTTAGTTGTTGTTTTGTCTCCTTCATGATAGAGCTATTCCATTATAGTTATTATTCTATACGGAATGTTAGGCACTTAAAAAGTGTCGTATAGATAAACTATGGGTAGCACAGATGAGGATTCTATGATTGATGTGTTGCAAAACTAGGATcgataaagtaaggaataacCATATTGGAACAGATCTGGGAAGTGCCTCCGTTCATGATAAGTTCCGAGAAAGCTATTTGAGGTGTTATTATATGGTTACATTCAACGGAGGTTTAATGATGCACTAGTCAAAAGGAATGATCTTATTCAGCTTGAAGGAGAGCTAAAAGAGTTGGGAGTATGCGTAAAATGGTCAtagaagaaatagtgataaaagacatgcataatttAAGTCTTGTCCCAATATGCCCTCAAATAGATTTGATTGAATTGCAAGAATTCATGTTGCCAATCCCATCTCGGTGCGACTTTATTGTTCAGACTCAAGATGTTTTGAAGTTCTACtctgattttgtttttgaaCCGTGGTCTGCTTCTCATTCGGCCCCTATAATGATTAGGGGGACGGGTGTGTGGGAGATCTCTAACGGGTATTTGCGGGTGAAGATAAAAGTATGTGATAATTTGCGTGCATTGTGGCTGTAGTTTAGTGGTGAGAATTCCACGTTGTGATTATGGAGACCTGAGCTTGAATCCCAGTAGCCACAAAACTTTTTCCCTTTCAACCAGGATATTTTTTGGGGATTCAGTTGTATTGgttaaaaatggattttttttttatttgcactACCAATCAAGTCATGATGGAGGGCATTTCGACCTCTAACAAATAAGAGAGAGTAGTAATGACAATAGATTTGTGGGTGTTCTTTCATTGTAGTCGGAGGAAACCTTCTCCAAAGAAAATTTAGGGTGAAGGTTGGTACATTAGTGCTATACGCAGTATTGTGTTTGTGCCTCTCTTCCCTTGGAAAAATTTTCCTATTCTTCCGCTCCCATTGATGGAGTCACTAGGTCCCTTTGCcctaaattttttcatttttgttctattttactGTAAAAGTGAGTATCTTTGTGACTTTACctatgatg
Above is a window of Macadamia integrifolia cultivar HAES 741 unplaced genomic scaffold, SCU_Mint_v3 scaffold1190, whole genome shotgun sequence DNA encoding:
- the LOC122063080 gene encoding cyclin-T1-3-like isoform X1, whose translation is MTGQLPGNPSQHGSIGNGAYMVFNNTSECSHCAPRWYFSRQEIEKCSPSRKDGIDYKEESHLRKLYCSFIQELGMKLKVPQLTIATAMLLCHRFYMHQSHAKNEWQTIASVCMFLASKVEETPRLLRDIVVVSYELIYRRDPLAAQRIKKKEVYERQKELILIGERLLLATVAFDLNIQHPYKPLVAALKRLNISRHDLVKVAWNFVNDWLWTTLCLQYKPHYIAAGSLFLAAKFHKVKLSADRGKAWWLEFDVTPQRLEEVIQQMLGLLEQQNRRTLIPSVREKAINATVLEQQNRRALTPPVREKAINSTFVEKAVSCSSQSCILSGSIAASISSQGSDREVGRGALSTSMKDTYGSVDGKGELQQCRTSDCGSMNSVVEDDNTSAEGEVQARVLDFDQISSCKMVSVNVGLSDSDKVRIREALKRRRCDRATRNVVEAMDDDDSWMERELENGVKLESTSAGRRQRLI
- the LOC122063080 gene encoding cyclin-T1-4-like isoform X2, with the translated sequence MNDGLCCRPQLTIATAMLLCHRFYMHQSHAKNEWQTIASVCMFLASKVEETPRLLRDIVVVSYELIYRRDPLAAQRIKKKEVYERQKELILIGERLLLATVAFDLNIQHPYKPLVAALKRLNISRHDLVKVAWNFVNDWLWTTLCLQYKPHYIAAGSLFLAAKFHKVKLSADRGKAWWLEFDVTPQRLEEVIQQMLGLLEQQNRRTLIPSVREKAINATVLEQQNRRALTPPVREKAINSTFVEKAVSCSSQSCILSGSIAASISSQGSDREVGRGALSTSMKDTYGSVDGKGELQQCRTSDCGSMNSVVEDDNTSAEGEVQARVLDFDQISSCKMVSVNVGLSDSDKVRIREALKRRRCDRATRNVVEAMDDDDSWMERELENGVKLESTSAGRRQRLI
- the LOC122063080 gene encoding cyclin-T1-4-like isoform X3 translates to MLETTGVPVLLGRYLQCIDTYGITSCILMTIASVCMFLASKVEETPRLLRDIVVVSYELIYRRDPLAAQRIKKKEVYERQKELILIGERLLLATVAFDLNIQHPYKPLVAALKRLNISRHDLVKVAWNFVNDWLWTTLCLQYKPHYIAAGSLFLAAKFHKVKLSADRGKAWWLEFDVTPQRLEEVIQQMLGLLEQQNRRTLIPSVREKAINATVLEQQNRRALTPPVREKAINSTFVEKAVSCSSQSCILSGSIAASISSQGSDREVGRGALSTSMKDTYGSVDGKGELQQCRTSDCGSMNSVVEDDNTSAEGEVQARVLDFDQISSCKMVSVNVGLSDSDKVRIREALKRRRCDRATRNVVEAMDDDDSWMERELENGVKLESTSAGRRQRLI